The following DNA comes from Thermodesulfobacteriota bacterium.
GCGCCGCAGATCACCGCCGCGCACCCCCGCGCCCGCGCCCCCGATACGATGGCCACCACCCGCGCAGGATCCCGGTGCGCGGAGGCCACGTGAACCTGGCAGCGCACCTCCAGTCTCTCCAGTGTCCCCACCACCTTCTTCATGACTGGCCAGTCGTTGGCGCTGCCCATCAGGATCTCTACCGATCTCGTCATCACTTGTCCTCTCCTCGCTCGGGGGCTGTCGGTCCTTGTCGTTCTTCACGTAAGTACGGCGAACAGCACTTTGTGGCGGGTGCCTGGCGCACTGGTCAGCCACGCGCAGACCACGCCTTGGCCCACAGTCCGGCGCGCGAGGGCGTCGAGGGGACCCTTGAGCTCGCCGGCACAGGCGTCGTGATACTCTCGCAGAATCCGGCTCCCCGTTTCCTCCGACCCCAGCGCCGCCTCTGCCGGACAGACGCAATCGCACAGCAAGGCGCTCAGCAGCCCCGGACTCAAGCAGACTTCCACCCGTTCGGGCGCGCGACCCATCGCGTCTCCATAGAGCCGCCCTATGCTCTCCGCGAGGACGGTCACGTCGGGCACACCGGGAAGAAGCGTCATATCCATTCTCCATGGCCCCACTTCCGGGCCGAGAGCTCCGGGCCAACAGTGAAAAGCCGGGCTCGTCCCCCGTCGTAGCGCTCAACGATCCACGCGAACAAGAAACGGCCGGACCCGGTCTCGCTTCTGGCGAAACCACGATCCGGCCGTCGGGCGCCGGGGCAAAGGCCCTTGCGCTGTGGGGCAAGACGACAAAAGCCGGAACGGTGCCTTGCCCGTGTCCGGCTGACCCCTCGGCTGACCCCCGCTCACCGCGGGAGACCTCCCAGGAGTTTGCTCTGAGAGAGCTTCTATCAGTCTTCGGTGCTGCGGGTCAAGCGCTTTCCTGTTCCCGACTCAGGGGGCCGCGTCGAGGGTGAACACGAAGATCCGTTCGCCGGTCTGGGTGCTGATGTCGGCGTGCATCGAGAGGACCCTGCGCCCCGTGACGTCTTGCACCAGCGCGTACACCAGGTGCTGGGCTCCCTCGACGAGCTTCGAGCGCACCCGCTTCACGAGATCCACCCCCTCCGCGGTCTTGCTCAGGTGCTGCTCGGCCGGCGTCAGCACGCCCTTCAGCCGAACCAGTACGAGGTCGCCGATGAGGAAACAAGACGCCTCCTTGGGTCCTCGCCCCTTGTATTCTCTCTCGAACTGGACGAAGGCCTTCGCGATCTCGTCTTGCATCACCCCGTGGGTCCGTCCCGCCATGTGGCCGCCTCCTCTGTTCGACGCATGCTACCGAAGCCCGGGCCCCACGTCCACAGACTACAGGTTGGGCCTCAGGGCTCCGTCAAAGGCAGCGGTGCCCACAATCAGGGCGGATTGCCGGAGACCCCAGTCGCGCCTTCCGCGAAAAGGCCGGCCCGCTTCCCGGCTTCCAGGATCGCGCCGAGCTCCGATCCGGGAGATCCGGGACGTCCGGGGGATCCGGAACGTTGGTGTTGGCGGTGCACTGTGCCTGGTGCCGCCGGTCCTTCCGTCGGAGTGCGGGGGGGGTGGAGGGGCCCTCTCCCGGAGGAAGAGGGGATTCCTGGAGGGAGACGTTACCCAAGGGGGAGAGGGAATCGTGGCGCGGCTACGCAGCCCGCAACAGGAACTCGACCTTCACGGCGTCGTAGGGGAACTCGATGCGGCCCTCCGGGGTCCGGGTGACCACCCCGGCTTCCAGGAGCGCCCGGACGTCGCCGTGGACCGCCTTGACGTCGCGCCCGACCCTGCGCGCCCCTTCTCGGATCGAGACCGGGCCGGCGCCGCACAGGGCCTTGAGAAGGTTCCAGCGGTTGGCGGTGAGCACCTTCCACAGGAGCTCGGAGGTGGCGAAGCCGATGCGCACTTCCCGATCTGCCTGCCCCCTCTCCATCACGCGCGCGGCTTTCGCCAGCGCATCTTCCAGCGAGCGAAATTCAAGAACGACCGTGCGCATGATTCCACCTCTCGATGTCCAGTACAGCCTGCCTCCCTTCGGGCTGTGCGGGTGGCGCTTGCGCCCGTCCGAGCCAGCCACGTGTTCGCCCTTTGCTTCACCGAATCGGAGGCACTCCGAGGTCACGGCAGATCTTCCTCGCAAGATCGTTGCTGATCTCGGTATGCCTCGGGACGGCGGACCGCTTGTTGTGGGCGCGGTTCTGCCACCAAGAGTGACGGCTGCCTTCCCGCACGAACTCACACCCCTGCGACCGCAGGTACGTGATCAGTTCATGCCTCTTCATACCGCGATCCGCTCCTCCGTATAGCTGTCGCCAGCTGCCGAAAGCGCGTCATCTCGATTGAATTCGAGCGCCTCGCGCAGGGTCACCCTTAAGCTTTCGAGCAACTC
Coding sequences within:
- a CDS encoding Na-translocating system protein MpsC family protein, whose amino-acid sequence is MTLLPGVPDVTVLAESIGRLYGDAMGRAPERVEVCLSPGLLSALLCDCVCPAEAALGSEETGSRILREYHDACAGELKGPLDALARRTVGQGVVCAWLTSAPGTRHKVLFAVLT
- a CDS encoding DUF2294 domain-containing protein; its protein translation is MAGRTHGVMQDEIAKAFVQFEREYKGRGPKEASCFLIGDLVLVRLKGVLTPAEQHLSKTAEGVDLVKRVRSKLVEGAQHLVYALVQDVTGRRVLSMHADISTQTGERIFVFTLDAAP
- a CDS encoding DNA-binding protein; protein product: MRTVVLEFRSLEDALAKAARVMERGQADREVRIGFATSELLWKVLTANRWNLLKALCGAGPVSIREGARRVGRDVKAVHGDVRALLEAGVVTRTPEGRIEFPYDAVKVEFLLRAA
- a CDS encoding type II toxin-antitoxin system HicA family toxin, with translation MKRHELITYLRSQGCEFVREGSRHSWWQNRAHNKRSAVPRHTEISNDLARKICRDLGVPPIR
- a CDS encoding type II toxin-antitoxin system HicB family antitoxin, encoding MNKEYTAVIKQDGDWWVGWIEEVPGVNCQESTREELLESLRVTLREALEFNRDDALSAAGDSYTEERIAV